In Leptospira sp. WS58.C1, a single genomic region encodes these proteins:
- a CDS encoding DoxX family protein has protein sequence MLETLLATSNDIVPLVLRLTLGIVIFPHGAQKLLGWFGGYGFKGTYGYFTQTAGLPGIIAFLVIIGESFGSVALVLGLLTRFSAISIGIIMLGAALLVHREHGFFINWFGAQKGEGYEFQILAIGLAIALAITGGGAYSLDLAILSSL, from the coding sequence ATGTTAGAAACACTTTTAGCAACCAGCAACGATATCGTTCCACTGGTCTTAAGATTAACCCTCGGGATCGTAATCTTCCCGCACGGCGCCCAAAAGTTATTGGGTTGGTTCGGCGGTTACGGATTCAAAGGAACCTACGGTTATTTTACACAAACTGCGGGACTTCCAGGGATCATCGCATTCTTAGTCATCATAGGTGAATCCTTCGGTTCGGTGGCACTCGTCCTAGGACTACTCACTCGTTTCTCCGCAATTTCAATCGGTATCATCATGTTAGGTGCAGCCCTACTCGTTCACAGAGAACATGGATTTTTTATCAACTGGTTCGGAGCTCAAAAAGGAGAAGGTTACGAATTCCAAATATTGGCCATCGGACTTGCAATCGCGTTAGCGATTACAGGCGGAGGAGCTTACTCTTTGGATCTAGCGATCCTTTCTTCACTCTAA
- a CDS encoding MBL fold metallo-hydrolase — translation MNLIFYPATLLLAFSSFYCFPLDPDRLKSPSYREGRYHNLDPDEELQGKSPLAILRWKVLGPKDPPTVEGLTEELPLVLERNSEDLIAPEGKVRVVWFGHATVWISSTKNGKTVNVLTDPIFEAPILVSRLVELPIPKEDLPPVDFVVVSHAHRDHLDRDTLRYLRSKNPDLLILLPSGMQSFSEEEKLGKTVSQELGQVSGKDSVNITFLPAHHWSRMGFTDTNQYFWGSYSIEAQGKIVYFAGDTGYSSHFKNISERLGKPIDLALLPIGAYKPRWFMKYAHIGPEEALVATKDLNAKSFAPIHWGTFPLGDDLPKEPMLDLKQRLSFPSSPDTQGIYPSSDGISWGNKDGVKILPWTIGSGIDLE, via the coding sequence ATGAATTTAATATTCTATCCTGCGACTCTCTTACTTGCATTCTCGTCCTTCTATTGTTTTCCCCTGGATCCGGACAGACTAAAGTCCCCCAGTTATAGAGAAGGCAGATATCATAATTTGGATCCGGATGAAGAATTACAGGGTAAATCTCCTTTGGCAATTCTGCGCTGGAAGGTCTTAGGTCCCAAAGATCCACCTACTGTAGAAGGACTAACTGAAGAACTTCCCTTAGTATTGGAAAGAAACTCGGAAGATTTGATCGCTCCGGAAGGAAAAGTGCGAGTGGTATGGTTCGGGCATGCAACGGTTTGGATCTCTTCCACAAAAAATGGAAAAACGGTAAATGTTCTGACGGACCCTATTTTTGAAGCTCCTATCCTTGTGTCTAGACTAGTCGAACTTCCTATCCCGAAAGAGGATCTTCCTCCGGTTGATTTTGTAGTAGTGAGTCATGCTCATAGGGACCATTTGGACAGGGATACATTGCGTTACCTAAGAAGTAAAAATCCGGACCTACTGATACTTCTCCCTTCCGGCATGCAATCCTTTTCGGAAGAAGAAAAGCTGGGAAAAACCGTCTCCCAAGAGTTAGGCCAAGTTAGCGGTAAGGATTCGGTAAACATCACATTTCTTCCTGCACATCACTGGAGTAGAATGGGATTCACGGACACTAACCAATATTTCTGGGGAAGTTATTCTATTGAAGCCCAAGGAAAGATCGTCTACTTTGCAGGAGACACAGGATATTCTTCCCATTTTAAAAATATCTCGGAACGACTGGGTAAACCCATCGATCTCGCACTTCTACCTATCGGAGCGTATAAACCTAGATGGTTTATGAAATATGCGCATATCGGACCCGAGGAAGCCTTGGTGGCGACCAAGGATCTAAATGCAAAGTCATTTGCACCTATCCATTGGGGAACATTTCCTTTAGGGGACGATCTTCCCAAGGAGCCAATGCTGGATCTAAAACAAAGATTATCTTTTCCTTCTTCGCCGGATACACAAGGGATCTATCCTAGTTCCGACGGAATTTCCTGGGGAAATAAGGATGGGGTTAAAATTCTACCTTGGACTATCGGAAGTGGAATAGACCTGGAATGA
- the ruvA gene encoding Holliday junction branch migration protein RuvA, producing MISGLQGSIRKLEVGTVYLDVHGVTYEIIISFKTYWELKEYQTSAKEVRLHIHHSINERGQKLFGFLQERDKEFFKVMKGLHGIGEMTALKVLSFFSPWELHKIASSGEAKDLEKIPKVRAKTSEKIFFEVKQNLKKLELFLEAGSEDPSIPETSKERLPSPEDRFKETAVQALVQLGFEDKSALKEVEKILKKQSFTDTGELIREILKNL from the coding sequence ATGATCTCCGGACTCCAAGGTTCCATCCGAAAACTAGAAGTTGGTACCGTGTACTTAGATGTTCACGGAGTAACTTATGAAATAATAATTTCCTTCAAAACCTATTGGGAACTGAAAGAATACCAAACTTCCGCAAAAGAAGTCAGACTGCATATACATCATTCCATCAACGAAAGAGGACAAAAACTTTTCGGATTCCTGCAAGAAAGAGATAAAGAATTTTTCAAAGTGATGAAGGGCTTGCATGGGATCGGCGAAATGACCGCTCTCAAAGTTTTATCCTTCTTCAGTCCTTGGGAATTGCATAAGATCGCTTCCTCAGGAGAAGCAAAGGACCTGGAAAAAATCCCGAAAGTCAGGGCCAAAACCTCCGAAAAAATCTTTTTCGAAGTAAAACAAAATCTAAAAAAACTGGAATTATTCTTGGAAGCAGGTTCCGAGGATCCTTCTATTCCGGAAACTTCCAAAGAAAGACTTCCTTCTCCGGAAGATCGTTTTAAGGAAACCGCAGTACAAGCACTCGTTCAATTAGGATTTGAAGACAAATCCGCTTTAAAGGAAGTGGAGAAAATCCTAAAAAAACAAAGTTTTACGGATACAGGAGAACTGATCCGAGAGATATTGAAAAATCTATAA
- a CDS encoding sulfurtransferase, translating into MKVIYIGLILGLVSGTFVSCDSGGGDSNSALAVLAGFGNSIPVSSASDLTNESAASYDDNEWGLITASRLESWVSDWQNQKPAHISGKLVILQSSLANNFSGDTSGRSYIKSDNANGVYVYHLDDFQAGFRFNQQRNTGLIRNSVRYQADGATVDQWLQVYGINLNTDLVVFAVGSANNNGTAYTNGSQTQDITRGIYWLRYWGADIKHLAILNGDIRTNFTNATYLSATKDTAPNANGNFSVKQLKVDNTIITLTLEDIIKIVKANGAASVSGLTGTQIIVDARPTAQFDQTVGITNAGANHITTAWNDSGAPAAGVSGTPKKYVLFETRIKGAKTFPWASLLDTSATGYRFKDKATLAGIFANTGTGGAGYTAGATIVSQCRTNFEAQVNGFVSQNILGYPTVFYDGSLVEWTSLVAEYPDSTEGTSFNKLSVTSPFRTDTSDLSYAPSGTINYNSYASGGTGSPYVTVAQADIDPSATTTRKAQLEDKAYKY; encoded by the coding sequence TTGGCGGTTTTGGCAGGTTTTGGAAATTCCATTCCGGTCAGTTCGGCTTCGGATTTAACGAATGAGTCTGCGGCTTCTTATGATGATAACGAATGGGGGCTCATCACTGCTTCTCGTCTGGAGTCTTGGGTAAGCGATTGGCAAAACCAAAAGCCTGCTCATATCAGCGGTAAACTTGTGATCTTACAGAGTAGTCTTGCGAATAATTTTTCGGGAGATACGAGCGGGAGATCCTACATCAAGTCTGATAATGCGAACGGAGTCTATGTGTATCATCTGGACGATTTCCAAGCTGGATTTCGTTTTAATCAACAGAGAAATACCGGACTCATTCGTAACTCAGTTCGTTACCAAGCGGATGGGGCAACTGTGGACCAATGGCTTCAGGTGTATGGGATCAATTTGAATACGGATCTGGTAGTTTTTGCGGTCGGGTCCGCGAACAATAACGGTACCGCTTATACGAACGGAAGTCAAACCCAGGATATTACGAGAGGGATTTATTGGTTGAGATATTGGGGAGCGGATATCAAACATCTTGCGATCTTAAACGGAGATATCAGGACCAATTTTACGAACGCTACTTATCTTTCCGCGACGAAGGATACGGCCCCTAATGCTAACGGGAATTTTAGCGTAAAACAATTGAAAGTGGATAATACGATCATCACTCTAACTTTAGAAGATATCATTAAGATCGTAAAAGCGAATGGGGCGGCCTCCGTTTCCGGACTTACCGGGACACAGATCATAGTAGATGCAAGACCTACCGCTCAGTTCGATCAAACTGTCGGAATCACGAATGCAGGAGCGAATCATATCACTACCGCTTGGAATGATTCCGGCGCTCCTGCTGCAGGTGTGAGTGGAACTCCTAAGAAGTATGTTTTGTTTGAGACCAGGATCAAAGGAGCGAAAACGTTTCCTTGGGCTTCTCTATTGGACACTTCTGCTACGGGATATAGATTCAAGGATAAGGCGACTCTTGCCGGTATTTTTGCAAATACTGGAACCGGTGGAGCGGGTTATACTGCAGGAGCTACGATTGTTTCCCAATGTAGAACAAATTTCGAAGCTCAGGTGAACGGTTTTGTATCTCAGAATATATTAGGATATCCTACTGTATTCTATGACGGTTCTCTGGTCGAATGGACTTCTCTTGTTGCGGAATATCCGGACTCCACAGAAGGTACTAGTTTTAACAAACTTTCTGTAACTTCTCCTTTCAGAACGGATACTAGTGATTTGAGTTATGCTCCGAGCGGGACCATCAATTATAATTCATACGCTTCCGGTGGAACTGGTAGCCCCTATGTGACTGTGGCCCAAGCTGATATCGATCCTTCTGCAACTACTACACGTAAGGCGCAATTGGAAGATAAGGCTTATAAATATTAA